From a region of the Lentilactobacillus curieae genome:
- a CDS encoding lactate oxidase gives MTVVNGYEQSDREEKLNILNLPSLEAEAKKIIPTGGFGYIVGGSEDEWTLNHNSEAFNHVQIVPRALTDMENPSTATKVFGLDLKTPIMMAPTAAQGLAHSRGEEATAEGVAAAGALMAQSTYSSTSIADTAAAGKGAPQFFQLYMSKDWDFNESLLDEAKKAGVKAIILTVDATVDGYREADIINNFQFPIPMANLTKFSEGDGEGKGIEEIYASAAQKINADDVKRIADYTDLPVIVKGIESPEDALLAIGAGAKGIYVSNHGGRQLNGGPASFDVLEDVAKAVNHQVPIIFDSGIRRGSHVFKALASGADLVAMGRPVIYGLALGGAQGVQSVFEELNHELEIDMQLAGTKDIEAVKHAKLVKVHY, from the coding sequence ATGACTGTAGTAAATGGATATGAACAAAGTGACCGTGAAGAAAAATTGAACATTTTAAATCTACCTTCTTTGGAGGCAGAAGCTAAAAAGATTATCCCAACTGGTGGATTTGGTTATATTGTTGGTGGTTCTGAAGATGAATGGACACTTAACCATAACTCAGAAGCTTTTAATCACGTACAGATTGTTCCCCGTGCGTTAACTGATATGGAAAACCCATCTACTGCCACTAAGGTATTTGGATTAGATCTTAAAACTCCAATTATGATGGCTCCAACCGCTGCGCAAGGTCTTGCACACTCACGCGGTGAAGAGGCAACTGCTGAAGGTGTTGCTGCTGCTGGTGCATTGATGGCACAAAGTACTTACTCATCAACTTCAATTGCAGATACCGCTGCTGCCGGTAAAGGGGCACCTCAATTTTTCCAACTTTATATGAGTAAAGATTGGGACTTTAATGAAAGTTTGCTAGATGAGGCTAAAAAAGCTGGCGTTAAGGCAATCATTTTGACTGTTGATGCTACTGTTGATGGTTATCGTGAAGCTGACATTATCAATAACTTCCAATTCCCAATTCCAATGGCAAACTTGACTAAGTTCTCTGAAGGGGACGGTGAAGGTAAAGGAATCGAAGAAATCTACGCATCAGCTGCTCAAAAGATTAATGCAGATGATGTAAAACGGATTGCTGATTATACTGATCTTCCTGTTATTGTTAAAGGAATCGAATCACCAGAAGATGCATTACTTGCAATTGGTGCTGGCGCAAAGGGAATCTACGTTTCAAACCATGGTGGTCGTCAATTGAACGGTGGACCAGCTTCATTTGATGTTCTTGAAGATGTGGCTAAGGCCGTTAATCACCAAGTACCAATTATTTTTGATAGTGGTATTCGTCGAGGATCACACGTATTCAAAGCATTGGCAAGCGGGGCAGACTTAGTTGCAATGGGTCGCCCAGTAATTTATGGTTTAGCACTTGGTGGTGCTCAAGGAGTTCAATCAGTGTTTGAAGAGCTCAATCATGAGTTGGAAATTGACATGCAACTTGCTGGAACTAAGGATATTGAAGCAGTAAAACATGCAAAACTTGTAAAAGTACATTACTAA
- a CDS encoding Rrf2 family transcriptional regulator gives MANTQLSDATHILAYIALNQDKSEIKSSAIAESINTSPSLIRRMMSKLKNAGLINAVKGAATPSLAKNPGEISLLDVYLAISPDNSLLNVDEKTNSTCPVGSVIPNVLDHYYQEIQSTAEARMAKITLQEVLDDVCVIQKKTQTV, from the coding sequence ATGGCTAATACACAGTTAAGTGACGCAACGCACATTCTCGCATACATTGCATTAAATCAAGATAAATCAGAAATTAAGAGCTCGGCAATAGCTGAGAGCATTAATACTTCCCCAAGTTTAATTAGACGAATGATGAGTAAGCTAAAAAATGCGGGTTTAATTAACGCGGTAAAGGGTGCGGCTACTCCCTCACTTGCTAAGAATCCGGGGGAAATATCCTTACTAGATGTCTATTTGGCTATTTCTCCAGATAATAGTTTACTTAATGTTGATGAAAAGACTAATTCGACTTGTCCAGTTGGATCAGTAATTCCCAATGTTTTGGACCATTATTATCAAGAGATTCAAAGTACTGCTGAAGCTAGAATGGCGAAGATTACTCTGCAAGAAGTGCTTGATGATGTATGTGTAATTCAGAAAAAGACTCAGACAGTTTAA